One Tubulanus polymorphus chromosome 5, tnTubPoly1.2, whole genome shotgun sequence DNA segment encodes these proteins:
- the LOC141904952 gene encoding uncharacterized protein LOC141904952: MIKPTCKSPKCYLATSLIVEDTERNEPHTVMMSHIYILLALCGASMLYTVRGDKYLECGVSKKNYYIAKDEMAQLGHVEKGMTECAEECRPDHQCAAIMIYTVPADDKEYCMKFKQANKVHPLSASKGKYTSASVIVKCSDAHEGPEIVEPIKRGDEEGSDGDDSIHRLECDNEYDNEYYFTASGRGQKRLGRIEKSTRVVCKTSCSDDEKCAAYMVYTVPHDESKTEYCAKYRKVQKAYLLRKSNTQYESVIIGTKCQEGKSQPKIIQLSKRSDEEGSDEDSVPRLDCGVPKKNYYIAKDEMAQLGHVEKGMTECAEECLPDHQCAAIMIYTVPADDKEYCMKFKQANKVHPLSASKGKYTSASVIVKCSDAHEGPEIVEPIKRGDEEESDGDDSIHRLECDKEYDNEYYFTARGRGQKSLGRIEKSTRVVCKTSCSDDEKCAAYMVYTVPHDESKTEYCAKYRKVQKAYLLRKSNTQYESVIIGTKCQEGKSQPKIIQLSKRSDEEGSDEDSVPRLDCGVPKKNYYIAKDEMAQLGHVEKGMTECAEECLPDHQCAAIMIYTVPADDKEYCMKFKQANKVYPLSASKGKYTSASVIVKCSDAHEGPEIVEPIKRGDEEESDGDDSIHRLECDKEYDNEYYFTARGRGQKSLGRIEKSTRVVCKTSCSDDEKCAAYMVYTVPHDESKTEYCAKYRKVQKAYLLRKSNTQYESVIIGTKCQEGKSQPKIIQLSKRSDEEGSDEDSVPRLDCGVPKKNYYIAKDEMAQLGHVEKGMTECAEECLPDHQCAAIMIYTVPADDKEYCMKFKQANKVYPLSASKGKYTSASVIVKCGDAQEGPEIVE, encoded by the exons ATGATTAAACCAACCTGTAAAAGTCCCAAGTGTTACCTGGCGACATCATTAATTGTGGAAGACACCGAACGAAACGAACCACATACAGTTATG aTGTCGCATATCTACATTCTGTTGGCTCTTT GTGGAGCGTCTATGCTGTACACTGTAAGAGGAGATAAGTATC ttgaatGCGGAGTATCCAAGAAAAACTATTATATCGCAAAAGATGAAATGGCGCAATTAGGACATGTGGAGAAAGGTATGACAGAATGCGCTGAAGAATGTCGTCCAGATCACCAGTGCGCTGCAATAATGATATATACAGTTCCCGCCGATGATAAAGAATACTGCATGAAATTCAAACAGGCGAATAAAGTTCATCCATTGAGCGCCTCGAAAGGAAAATATACAAGCGCTTCAGTTATCGTCAAATGTAGCGATG CTCATGAAGGTCCGGAAATTGTGGAACCTATC AAACGAGGTGATGAAGAGGGAAGTGATGGAGATGATTCGATACATCGCC ttgaatGTGATAATGAATATGATAATGAATACTATTTTACCGCAAGTGGTAGAGGTCAAAAACGTCTTGGTAGAATCGAAAAGTCCACGCGTGTGGTTTGTAAGACATCATGCTCTGATGATGAGAAGTGTGCAGCTTATATGGTATACACTGTACCACATGATGAAAGTAAAACGGAATATTGCGCCAAATACCGAAAAGTGCAGAAGGCTTATCTCCTGCGTAAATCAAATACGCAATATGAAAGTGTTATTATTGGAACAAAATGTCAAGAAG GAAAGTCGCAACCGAAAATCATCCAATTGTCC AAACGAAGCGATGAAGAGGGAAGTGATGAAGATTCTGTTCCTCGCC ttgattgCGGAGTACCTAAGAAAAACTATTATATCGCAAAAGATGAAATGGCGCAATTAGGACATGTGGAGAAAGGTATGACAGAATGCGCTGAAGAATGTCTTCCAGATCACCAGTGCGCTGCAATAATGATATATACAGTTCCCGCCGATGATAAAGAATACTGCATGAAATTCAAACAGGCGAATAAAGTTCATCCATTGAGCGCCTCGAAAGGAAAATATACGAGCGCTTCAGTTATCGTCAAATGTAGCGATG CTCATGAAGGTCCGGAAATTGTGGAACCTATC AAACGAGGTGATGAAGAGGAAAGTGATGGAGATGATTCGATACATCGCC ttgaatGTGATAAGGAATATGATAATGAATACTATTTTACCGCACGTGGTAGAGGTCAAAAAAGTCTTGGTAGAATCGAAAAGTCCACGCGTGTGGTTTGTAAGACATCATGCTCTGATGATGAGAAGTGTGCAGCTTATATGGTATACACTGTACCACATGATGAAAGTAAAACGGAATATTGCGCCAAATACCGAAAAGTGCAGAAGGCTTATCTCCTGCGTAAATCAAATACGCAATATGAAAGTGTTATTATTGGAACAAAATGTCAAGAAG GAAAGTCGCAACCGAAAATCATCCAATTGTCC AAACGAAGCGATGAAGAGGGAAGTGATGAAGATTCTGTTCCTCGCC ttgattgCGGAGTACCTAAGAAAAACTATTATATCGCAAAAGATGAAATGGCGCAATTAGGACATGTGGAGAAAGGTATGACAGAATGCGCTGAAGAATGTCTTCCAGATCACCAGTGCGCTGCAATAATGATATATACAGTTCCCGCCGATGATAAAGAATACTGCATGAAATTCAAACAGGCGAATAAAGTTTATCCATTGAGCGCCTCGAAAGGAAAATATACGAGCGCTTCAGTTATCGTCAAATGTAGCGATG CTCATGAAGGTCCGGAAATTGTGGAACCTATC AAACGAGGTGATGAAGAGGAAAGTGATGGAGATGATTCGATACATCGCC ttgaatGTGATAAGGAATATGATAATGAATACTATTTTACCGCACGTGGTAGAGGTCAAAAAAGTCTTGGTAGAATCGAAAAGTCCACGCGTGTGGTTTGTAAGACATCATGCTCTGATGATGAGAAGTGTGCAGCTTATATGGTATACACTGTACCACATGATGAAAGTAAAACGGAATATTGCGCCAAATACCGAAAAGTGCAGAAGGCTTATCTCCTGCGTAAATCAAATACGCAATATGAAAGTGTTATTATTGGAACAAAATGTCAAGAAG GAAAGTCGCAACCGAAAATCATCCAATTGTCC AAACGAAGCGATGAAGAGGGAAGTGATGAAGATTCTGTTCCTCGCC ttgattgCGGAGTACCTAAGAAAAACTATTATATCGCAAAAGATGAAATGGCGCAATTAGGACATGTGGAGAAAGGTATGACAGAATGCGCTGAAGAATGTCTTCCAGATCACCAGTGCGCTGCAATAATGATATATACAGTTCCCGCCGATGATAAAGAATACTGCATGAAATTCAAACAGGCGAATAAAGTTTATCCATTGAGCGCCTCGAAAGGAAAATATACAAGCGCTTCAGTTATCGTCAAATGTGGTGATG CTCAAGAAGGCCCGGAAATTGTGGAATAG
- the LOC141905392 gene encoding uncharacterized protein LOC141905392, with the protein MFTYIDNYGNAGSRFNEIRLTSTYKGPCDLLRDQDGFNSAMFKRLGLMKQTNRPIRDTFVETSMKGWVNCSGAQKLLAKFPDDNFYFKTPYNIMSALRIYTKNNFVLKENIVEKVNTKLTELGEKEPDIVAMYNQKPSSSYFDIVNIRQAYCQDTEWQNNPTALKHMVCITKKCEDPGSNKFNYKKWVSF; encoded by the exons atgtttacatACATTGATAATTA TGGAAATGCCGGCAGTAGATTTAACGAAATACGTCTGACGTCCACCTACAAAGGCCCGTGTGATTTACTAAGAGACCAGGATGGCTTCAACAGCGCTATGTTCAAACGACTTGGACTGATGAAACAGACTAATAGACCGATAAGAGATACATTTGTGGAAACGAGCATGAAGGGTTGGGTAAATT GCAGCGGAGCTCAAAAACTGTTGGCAAAGTTCCCAGACGACAACTTCTACTTCAAGACACCGTATAACATAATGTCCGCTTTGAGAATTTACACGAAGAACAATTTTGTCCTAAAGGAAAATATCGTTGAGAAAGTCAACACAAAACTGACCGAACTCGGCGAAAAGGAGCCTGATATTGTCGCTATGTACAACCAAAAACCTTCATCAAGTTATTTCGATATCGTGAACATTCGTCAAGCTTACTGTCAAGACACAGAATGGCaaa ATAATCCTACTGCTTTAAAACACATGGTCTGCATCACGAAAAAATGCGAAGATCCCGGCTCAAACAAATTCAACTACAAGAAGTgggtttcattttga